tatgcaATGATAATGTATTGGGCTTATAGCTTTCTGCACAAACctctgctacagtactgtttttaattggttaatgttgcataggcttacgttttttaagtcatgttaaaaaaaattaagcggtagatctcggcttgcattttgatcttgactcagaaaaggttgctgaccactgttctagagttttccctgttaacactatTGACTCAacattagccactttcaatgcaacatactgaaacaaaacgaactatgcaagagattttgttgtaggcagaacgcatcggagtaagattctattgcattgacagcgACACCCAGCCCGTATGGTGCAGCATAAACAGagttgcagtaggcctatatgcaaatagactattgccatatatggatctgtgccgtttactttgaactggactgcgtttacagcatgagcggtcatGAGTTGAACTTGTGAGATCAAAGCAAGAGCTGCATGAAGCCACATgtacattttgttcatatcctctGATAGTTAGTGaattattagcccagttatagttTATTTAtagtcagcaataggggagtgattgcttcctacaagagcacaaaacgtgtacatttctagacacCTTTGAAAAGCCAGTCAGTTAAAGAGCTTTTGTTTtggtcttaaaggggcagtgttgtattttgagacaggtttGAATGatctaagtagccaataggcagagtgtagcataatttgtctgattctctgtagtaatggtaggagaataataatgcatttgattttgtaaagtggttACGTGCATCAAACAACACAGCAGCATTTTCAATCACCTTGTCTGAACAACAAGTGGAtaaaacaggttaatgtcaagccctgcgtGTTTTTTTCCagaagtctcatggaatgtaggccgacattgaacaccacacatagGCTGCTACTGtcggctgaatgatagaacagctatttccatgttaaaatgttatgggatgcattttctccatagtTGTTTTATGCCAGGCCTCTCTGGTAGGCCAACATTATGATCAAGTAGCCTatttggccactgttaaaactgtaacttaaagaggGTACAGCCTCAGGGTTCACAGTAAACCCCCTGGAAGTTGTACAGGACTTTTGTTTGCgttcagcagacctgaaatttgctcagtgacaGAAAAAAAAATATGGAGGGAACATTGCTGCACACCATATATACACCTCACCATTCTGGGACCAGGAGAAAATCAAACATCTGCTCTCTGTGGTCTCTCCGACTATAAAGAATGAAACGGTTTTGCCTCATTCATTTGCTTGTTTTTTCCCCCATTGGAATGGTGCATCTGTGAGTGTTCAAGGTGGCTTTCTGTGCGCTAATTGCCTTCAGAATGCATGGTGCACTCACCAACTGCCGCACCGCTCAGCAGGGCGAGGCAGGCCTAGATTCCTGTGGGCGACGGAGCGTGTCGACCACAATGGCCATTATCCATCGGTAATGATACGGTTACATGTTCGAGGCGAGTGTaggcctctctctttctacaaTAGCGTTTGATTTCATTACCTTAGGCTTATAGGTCGGTGGCTGATTGCCACTAAATGAGCCTGCCTGGCAGTTATGCCACCGCCAGGCCCATCGCAGCACGAGGTGGTATTCAATCTCACAGGTGTACTTGAGGATGAGTAGCTCATTAGAAAGAGAGGTGATTATAATACTACTGCTCAGGTATGAAGAGCTTTGGGATGGAGTCGTCAGACTAAACCTGTTATGGATCTTCCTGCCTGCGAGGTTTCTAATTTCATGCAGCTCACTCCACCCATTACCTGATGGTGCCAGAGACTAGGGGATCATAAACTGTCTGCCCAAACTTCCAGTGACCTCTGCCATCAGGCCACCAATAGGTTGCTAGGGGTCAGGATACCAGTGTCCTGCCTGCTCAGgtcctcctcagtctctctccaagTGGACAACGGTGAGTGATGTTGTTATTGAAACGTGTGCATTTACTGTTGGTTGTTACTATTGCTAGTTGTTAATAGTAGTTGATGCTATGTGTTACTTAGTCCTTTGCTGATGTCACTATCCCCTTATAGTCTATTAATTGCTCTTGTGCTATTACTGATTCTGTCTCATGTGGTTTATTCTTTCACATCTCTTCTCTGTACAGAACCATCTCATATATGTCCTCTGGAAATAAAGTTCTTTAGTGTGTGGAACGCTCTCGGAGGTTGCCTTATTCCTCTGAACGGGAAAGTTGACAGTGAATCACAGACCAGCCCAACTGGAGACCCGCGCTCTTTAAAAAACCCTTCGGGATTCAAGTGGAAGGGGCACAAGGGCGGGAGAGTGGCACATGATTCATGATATGCAATCAGACTCCCTCATTACCAAAGCAAATGCAATTAACTGGTGTGTGAGCAGGGGTTGCAAAGTAGCCAAGACCCCCATTAGGAATCAAATATCCCATTACTAATGCAGTGGTGGAGGGGGAGTAGTCAGCCAGTGACCCTGTATTGTTACAATGCGAGGCAGCACACTTCAACCTGTGCCATAGAAGTCCACTCCTCTTAGCAGAGGCCAGTTTAATAGGGAGGCTACACTGTTTGTGGATGCTCCCTAAACTTGAGACCAGCATCTGGGAAACTTGAGaactgtttaaaaaatatatatataaatataaaaattcCACTCCAGTCCTCACCATCCGTGGCGGAGTCTGGGGACCTCTGACTCACACAGGGCCGATAGAGACACAGTCAGCACTGTCAGTCTGCATCTGTCTCAGCTTCACTGGCGGGTGGAGATGGTCCCTGTGTGCcctggacacacacgcacacaggacagttctctgtgtgagtgtgtttttgGGTGGCTATAAAAGGGCAGGGAACTACCACATGACAACATTCACTTCACCTGAACTTTGCCTacccacatccatccatccatccatgtaaGCGATTCTGACAGAGGCACACACTGCAGAGACCACAGGCAGTTAGCTGCCCCAGAGAACAAACACACATCACAGTACTCCACTCAATAGTTAGCTGGAGACTTCCGCTCCCTTTTTAACTGTGCGCTGAAGTTATTCGGTTGCTGAACTGCAGTGAGGTCTCGCTTTGACTCTGCCCTTGTTTGCCCTTCTCATACTCTGCTTTAGTGAGACTATACTATCAGATCTGCTTAGCTTTGCCCAGCACTCCACGGTCTATGGCCATCATCATTacctccactctgctccccagGGGGAAAGAGGCCACCAGGCAGGCTGGAGGAGAGGCACCCTGACTGGGACACAGGGGCCAGAGAATCCCCTGCATTATTACCAGGGCAGTAGACTAGAGTtaactccgtctctctctcacagatTAGTGTAACAGCATCCTATCATGGCCTGGAAGTGTCAGGTATACGCAAACATCACCTACATAAAACAATCATACAGACCAATagaaatgaagagagagggagggtgtttGTTGGAGAACATAGTTCACTGTGGTGCTTAAGTGCAGAGGCAGATTGTAACAGAATATTTTCTGGAGAGAAACAACTCCAGACACTAGTCAACAACAAATAACACACACCCTATGTTGGTTTCACTGCCCGCAGAGTTCGACAGCTCTTCAACGCTTGGCTGCTCCTTACtgtcctgcacacacacagtcttcagTAGAAACTGCAGTGGGCTAGAACATACAAACTGCAGCCGAACACACACAGAAtactaacacagggagagagagagagggaagagcaaGAACGCCGTTGCCGCACCAAAACCCATCCAAGCGTCCCATCTGAAACATCAGGATCTGACTACCAATCCTGCAAGCAGAGCCCTCTGACTCCACTAGAGAATCAAATACTGACTATAAAATGCAGAAAGAAGCCCTGTGGTATTTGGACATCTCTAACGTTCCAGAGGAAACTCCTTTCACAGTTGGCTCCTCTTTCTGGACAGCTGGGGACATGAGAGAAAGAACTGCCGGGCATGGAGAGATTCCCAGCTGTGATTTGAATTTGATACCCAAGTCCAGATAGTTGGTAGACTGGTGAAAGCCAGATTCCATCATGTTATGCCCTCTGTCTTGTGTCAGAACCATGGAGGATGGGAGGAATCCATTTTGAAGTATTTGAACATGGGCCCCGAGAGAAGCCTGTAAATGATGTTATGAAAACATATTTACTCCTGCTGATACTGTTCACCTACAtgatgttacagtagttgttcAATCCATCTGTGTGCTACTGAGctggatgttttataaatgagggtTGATCGCAGCAGTGAACTCTGACCTAGTATTGATTCAACAGAGCAGGAAGAGACGTACAAAGACGGAACGTTTCAGCTGCCGCAATATCCTCTATGTGAAATCAATATACAATCTttaccacgcacacacacacacacacacacacacacacacacacacacacacacacacacacacacacacacacacacacacacggctagaTGTTACATGAACGTTTATGATTTTCTTAAGTTAAATGAAAACAGTTATATAAAACAAAGACAAACAAACACTCTCCTCCCAGCATCTTGCCCCCTATTACAATTCATCAGTGTGAAAGGAACCCCCCCGTGGGTTAAAGGTCACTGACCTCTAACCCTTCACCCCAACATGCCTGTCTGTCCATCCATTAGAACCACAGCTTTGGTTCAGACTAACTGACACATGGTTTTGATTGATGGTTTTGATTGATGCCATGGCAACCAAGGACATCTGCCCAGTCCTCTCGAGACCAAACAAAAGTCAGGCTATAGAGAAACAGAGATTTTGTGTACAATACTTACATTCACACAGTTACAGAATCACAGACCCAAGGACTGTACTGCACTAGAAGATGAATTCGCTGGTCAGTGATACAGAGCAGGAcatcaatctcacacacacactctctctctctctctggggtgggTGTGGTCCAATTACGGTCTGAGATGTGAACCGTAAAGTGTGTAGTGTAAAGTCCTGGTGTTATGGTCTCTGGTGGGTCTCCACCGAGTTCAGTTACGGTTCTAGATGGCCCAGTCTTGGTGGGATCAGTAAAGTCTAGATAGATCTGGTCTGAAACAGTTCTTGGTGtgttttaaatccacttcagatcAGGCCAGAACTCTGCTGCTACTCCTCCTTCCATCCAGGCCTCTAGCCATGTCTCTTACAGCTCTGAAACAACATGACACAGTGTTAGGACTCAACGTATTGGAAAATACAGCATGCTTGACAAAATACATGTTTAAATCAACAACCTTTTACTGTTGTTGTATTTTACACCTTGCATCCTTATTCTTCAGCCTCACCATCTCCCAACCCATTGGCCCTTGgcatcctgtcctctctctcctgcccattggcgctctcctctctttcccaatTAGCCCTCgcccccccatcctctctccccattcgccccctgtcctctctccccattgGTCCCCCGTACCTCTCTTCTGCCTCACCATTGGCCCTTGGCAGCGGTGCTCCTCCTCTGCTGGGACAGGCTGTAGATCTCCTGCAGCTGTTTCTTCTGGTCATCACTGAGGGGCGTGGTCAGAGACTGGTACCAAGGCTGGTCAGTGTTCTGGACCCCTATAGTACACACGGGATAGAGTAAGGGTTAgatgcctctctctgtgtgtgtgtgtgtgtgtgtgtgtgtgtagatgtggaaCCACTTACTGAGTAGGGCAGCGGTGAAGAACTGATACTCGTCCTCTCCATTGTCATAGTCCAGAGGCGTGTTGTACTCCTCCAGGGGTGTCCCCTCCAGCCCTTCTTCATCCCAGTAGtcttcatcatcctcctcctcctcatcgtcCTTGTGGCCTACGCGTGTGCAAGTCTGCTGTTGCATCATGGCGTTACAGTTCTCATTCACCTCGTCCTCATCACTAGGGATCTCCTCTGTGGACGcaacacacacgcagacagacaaacagaaaaagaTGACCCTTTGACCTTTTTGAAAGGCACAATTCTTCTTAATGCTATTTTAAATATGCCAAATTACAGTAACAGCTGCTTAGCTAACATACATAACAATTTACTTCATCCTAACCTCCCCTGTACCCTGCTGTTCCCAATAACACTCCTATATTCCCAGAAGGTAAATTAACTCAAATGGAGCGAATATGGAGACTAAATGTGACAGAAGAACACTCAAAGTCATTCCCTCTGAGCTAGTCTCATCTACTACCTTTGTGTCTGACTGCACAACACTACAACCCCCAGAAGCACTCTGAATATTCTGGAACTCCAGGTTCTTCACACTTGACTGAGGAATGCCAGCACAGCTGCCCTGCGGCATGTAGGGAAATGTAGTGCAACTAATATGACCTGAAGGCAGAGTGAGAAGTCAAGCGAGTGAGAAGTCGAGCGAGTGAGAAGTCGAGCGAGTGAGAAGTCGAGCGAGTGAGAGAAGTCGAGAGAGAAGTCGAGAGAGAAGTCGAGAGAgaagtcgagagagagagaagtcgaGAGAGAGAAGTCGAGAGAGAgaagtcgagagagagagagaagtcgagagagagagagaagtcgagagagagagagagaagtcgaGAGAGAGAAGTTGAGAAGAAGTCGAGAGAGAAgttgagaagaagagagagagaagttgagaagaagagagagagagagacataggtaTTGAAACCTGGCCATTGATGTGTAAAGCAAGTGGGACCACTTCTACCCTACCCACTTCTACCCTTAAATACTACCCAGAAGCCTGAGGACTGATTCTCACCACATCCATAGCTAGTGTTAGTAGTGTCTTAATCTTCTACCATTGACATTATCCCTGGCCCTACCCAATGGCTTCCAAGAAGCGGGTTTGATTCAACAGTATTAGCATCTCTCCTTtgcttttctctcctcctctcttgcctgctctctccattcccctctcatttgttctgtctcctctcctcctctgtcgcCCGTTTTCCTCCTCTCACCGTTCTGGTCTTCCTCCGGTACCCCAGTACAGACCAGAAGATCTGGCTTGTTGAGGCGGGAGGAGTACAGGTGTTTGAGccccaggaagaggagcaggaCGCTGGGGACAATCTGAGCCGCTATCCCGTCTACCACCACTGGCCTGGAGGGTAGCTCCATCAGAACACTCAGTCCGATGATACACATCTTACGGTCATGgagcctgggagagagaggagtggagagagagacaatgaacTCCAGGTAGGTGGTGAATTAATCATGTACAGTGTACTGTAGTAGGTATCAGTATTGCATGTCCCTTATGTTTTTACACTGCTATAGGAAGAACACAGTGTGACTCAGTGATAACTAACTATATAGTTGATGAAGTGGACCGTATACAGTATGGGTCTAGTAGTATTTAGGGACCATGGTTTAGGGCACGTTGTTTATCCACTGTGTACTTTATAGTGGGTAGTGTATAGGGCGATGTAGGGCGTATGGCTTAGTTTATACACTTACCCCAGGAAGAACTCAGTGTCATTCATCCACTGGTTGATGAAGTGAGCGGTGATGGGCTGTGGGGTGTGGGGGAAGTGCATGTTGTCCAGCGTGTGGATGAGCAGGGCTGGGTTGTAGTAGAGAGCAGCGATGGCCACCTGCAGACACATGGTCCTCAGCTCACTGGACTTCACACCTCTGGTTAGCCGCTCCAACACAACCTCCACAAACAACGGGATACACTggaggaagggggggagagagagagagagagagcgagcgagagagcaaaCAAGAGATACAACTGTGCCAAATCACATGCGGGTGAGAGAGAAGAATCAATACAATATTGATAGCAATCATCCCTCCCAACGGGAGATTGAGGGTATGAAAAGGAAAGACCGTGCAAACTGATTTGGGCTGAACTGGGACCACTTCTACCCTTAAATACTACCCAGAAGCCTTCGCGTTCCCTCTCACCTGGTCGATGCCCCTCCCCCGACACTGGAGGACGATGACCTCTAGCAGCTTAGCAGCGTGGCACTCTGCATCCTCACCTGCATCACTGGTCAGCACCTACAGTACAGGAGTCAAAGGTCAACATGGGACACTTCATCAAACTctacctgaacacacacacacacgctcaccttTTTGCACATGTTGTATATGACCTCTAAATATTTGGGGTTGGACAGGAGCATGTCTGTATCCACGGTAACGTAGTTGTGCAAAAGAGGCATCATATCTGAAAGAGAACAGACCGTGATCATCAGCATGTTTGGCCAGTATCACCATCATGCTATTCAACATCACATTCACTGTGATATTCAATGTTCACCGAGACAGGTGTGAAAGCCCAATATTCTCACTCAGTGACTCAGTACTCTACCCGTGAAGTAGTCAAAGCAGTCGTGCTGGAAGACCTCGTAGAGCACCGCCAGTAGCTGCCACATCTGAGGGGAGATGGTCTGGCAGGTCAGCCCAAACCCCAGGGACAGAATCTCCTCGTAGAactctggaggggagagagaagaggaggaaacagATCATCGAATTGATGTTTCCCTTTGAGTGACCCCCCCCCACTCTTCTTGAAGGAAACCAACATTATACAAGTTATCACATAACCCATTCATTAACATAGAGCTGtattctctccacacacacacacacacacacacacacacacacacacacacacagcttggttATCTGGGATTTGGGAAGCACAGGGGAACATATTTTGATAATTAGACCGTGCTCATTGTGCGATGGATATGGACAAGGTGTTATACAAGACGGGAGGGGGTAGCTCAATGGAACAGGGAAGTGAGATTAATATGGTTATTGTGTAATGTGTGCGTgtgaaaagcacacacacacacccacaaaagGTCACACAGAAAACAAATGAGTATGTGTGTACACACAAAAACAGACAGTGACGTGAGCACACACACCTGCCATACCTATGATGGGCTTCTGCAGCACCAGGCCTATCACCTGTAAACAGATGCCCTCCAACTGCTGAgtgatctgagagagagagagggagatggagagaggggaagagagagaacacgatAACGAAAGAACGAGAGGCAGtcaagagggtgagagaggaaagaTACAGGCAGAAAGAGAGATATCAAAAGGTCAAAGATCTATTGATCCCAGGCTAATATCGGTCTGACATAGGGAGGGCACAATTACCGTATAACCAACTGTTATGGATAAAATAACAGTCATAAGCGTAAAATGTGGaacgaacagctgactgaagacagAGCGGCAGGGCAATCGTACGGTTGAGTGTTTCTGCGGTAACATGGACTCTTAACAACGTTATGAAATGTACATTGTTCATTCAAATGATGTTAACTGGtgtggctcatgcaatggaatgtatttCTGTAATGTCAGTGgagttgaatcaacaaatcacagcacatatTGATGGGTACACTTCCTGTTTTTACTTCTATGGCTGCACTCGCAAtggccgccagtccacccatcataccatcattgacttgaatggggacgcccgttctattcattctatttctatggcggCACATGTGGTCAGGAGCGGAGAGGGAAAAGGGTTATTACAGAGAGCACAGTCATTTGGCTGGCCAATTACtgtcatccaaaattccatgaccgtcacagccctaGTCTGACATACAGGATGTTCAATAACACTGTGTGTTCACACAAAGCAGGGCAGAGGGAGCAAATCAATCACACATTCAACTGGAGCTTCAGAGGACTCGATTTGGAATAgggtgaacgtgtgtgtgtgtgtgtgtgtgtgtgtgtgtgtgtgtgtgtgtgtgtgtgtgtgtgtgtagaatgcGTGAGTATACagtctcctctcacctccttgtGGTCCTCCATAACAGTGAGTATGGTGTCTATGGTGCTGAGGATCCCCAGAGCCATCACCGTCTTGTCTTCACTCTCCTCATACTCTTCACTCTGTAGCACCTTGGTGAAGATCTCGGCCTGGAGACACACATTTATCAGGCGGTGTTAAGGCTTTCGCGTGTTTCGGTTTGGCTGTGCTCGCTTAAAAAGACCTTAGCTTGAAaaacgaggggggggggggcgacaatagtactgtttgtccatcttgAGTAGCCGTAGCCAAAATAGTCTGAATTAAACTAAAAAAAATGTCATGTCTAGGAGATCTTAGTCATGCAATTTTACATCAAAcgaagatgtttggtgcagtatttcttcGTTACCGAATTCGGCTTGCCTCGAGAGAAAAGTGTTCACGAACAGCCAAAAAACAACCCTAGCCGAAGACCAATCAAACAAAAAtgtcacaaaatgttgtcataatatatgcacaaactgtttCAGATAGGAAGCATGCGGgcacctttacacacacacacagagacatacaggcagagacagacacagagaaacagacacacagagacagacacagagcgaggTTAGATGCACTCTACTTCTCACTCTTTATGTAGAATCATACTGGTGAAGATAGTATACATACAAagactctttcacacacacacacacacacacacacacacacacacacacacagagagatactgttAAACAGTAGAGCATGCCAGTGGAGGCGTAGGGGGCGTACCAGGTTCTGGGTCATGTCGACGGCGATGACAGCCACTTCCTGGTTGTACTCGCAGATCATCTTCTGTATGACATTAGTGAGGTCATCGTTCTCCGTCTCCTTGATGACGTGGAGCAGCTCCTGCATGACAGGCCGGATGTAGGGCCTGATGTAGACCTTAgctaaagagagggagagagggttcagagtgtgtgggtgtgtgtgtgtgtgtgtgtgtgtctgtgctagcGACGCTTGTGCatttgtgtatgcatgtgtgcatgtccgtgcgtgtgtgtgaacccCAGACCTTGCTCCTGGTTGCTGACCAGTGTCTGCAAGGCGATAGCAGCCTCCACCTTGACGGGCATCTCCTTGTCTGCTACCAGGCCCTGTTTGACCAGCTCCACCGCATTCCTCAGGACCAACTCGTTATGGAAACGCAGCGGGCTGAACGAATGCAGCACCCAGCACGACTGAAGACAAACACAGGGTCACAATCACTGATCCATATACCACTCGGATGGGCATCTCTATCAGTGTGGAGCCGATCCACATTATGTACAAATCAGCACTGTCCACTTCCAGTCACCAAAATGTGCAGTGGTGCTTCCCAACACGATCACCAGCCTGAAGAGGGCCAATAAGTAAAATAACAGGGGTGAGGAGGGTAAAGAAATGCAGAAAGCTGAAGGGGGATGTTTAATCCATATAAAACAGGACTGACAGACCATTCTGTCTCAAGTGGATGGACTGTATGGAATGTAGCACCCAACAGGACTGTAGGTATAAAGAGGGAAGGAGCCCTTTTAAAGATCGAAGAACTGctcacacacaataacacacacacacacacttctattttttattttaccttcttttaactaagcaagtcagttaagaacaaattattattttcaatgacggcctaggaacagtgggttaactgccttgttcaggggcagaacgacagatttttaccttgtcagctcagagattcaatcttgcaacctttcggttactagtccaacgctctaaccactaggcgacctgccgcccTACATGTTCTTACACACCCATTCTCAGCTCCATGAGAAGGGTTGGGTTAGAGGGGCCCTGGAGTGaacgcgcgtgcgtgtgtgtgtgtgtgtgtctcaccctggcCCGGAGGTATCCCAGAGGGGAGTTGAGTAGAGGGAAAACGTAATTCTGTAACATCAGCTCCATCTGCTCCCTGTACACCCTCTTCTACAGGACGACAACAGGAAGAGAGGACTCAGTAACAGATAGACTAAACAGGCCATAAAACAAGAGGGGGAAGTACAGAGACGGCCACACTTGCTGACCTTCAGTAGGAGTTCGGCTAGTGAGCCGATAACGTGCAGCGCCCCATCCTTCCTGCGGGGGTCAGCAGAGGGCTCCATCATGATCTGGTGGCAGAACTCCATCATCTGGGGAAGAacctgggagggggggggggggggggggcagagcagTGATGCAAGTCATATCAGAAGACTCAATTAAGGAAAGGAAATGAGGAAAGTAACCTACTTAGGACTGTTGGGTAGTTTTTGTTTGGTTCTAGTGTGGTTCTCCACTCACCTCCTTCCTCTTGCGGGCTGCTTTACACAAGAGGCTCTGGGCGGCGGTGGCAGGGAGGGCATGGTCATCATACACATCTGGAACAGAGAATGAAACCCAGCCAAGATCACAATTTACCTTATCTCTATTCTATGGAAGCCATACATTTTCAACCTAACATGTCATTATGTATACTGACCATACAACGTCCCACTACCTCCGTAACTACTAACTGATTGAGTTATAGAACATGTGTACTCACTGAATTTCATGCGGATGTACTCGTAAGGATCCTCCTGCCACAGTTTCTCATCCTCGTCTTTGTAACACATTAGAGGGAAGATCACCTCTTGGCTGATGGTCTGTGGAAcgcacagtacacacactcagGTTAACTACTAAAAGTGGAATTGTAACATCGTTTTCAGAAGCATAGCAGTGTTCTGATTAGCTCAATTACTAAGTATATAAAACAGCAGATATAAATGCTGACATAAAGATTAGACAAATTTAACTTTGATCATCACCTGCCACATACTGTAACTCAATCCAAAGTTGTAATGTCACAACCTTATAACAGACCCACCACCGGTATAACAATGTGTAATTTCACACATAATCCCGCATTTGTGATGGAAAAGACCTATATATAAATCAAATCCATTATTATTAACGTGTCACAGAGGTACAGgtgtagtggtgtctgtctgACCCGCCTGCATGTGTGGCTTCATGTGTTTCCAGGTGAGGGAGTGAGACAGGCCCTGGGGT
The genomic region above belongs to Oncorhynchus masou masou isolate Uvic2021 chromosome 27, UVic_Omas_1.1, whole genome shotgun sequence and contains:
- the LOC135515942 gene encoding importin-8-like isoform X1, with translation MDPNRIIQALKGTIDPNLRIAAENELNQSYKIINFAPTLLQIIVSEQVEFPVRQAAAIYLKNMVSQYWQDREPSLGEVVFPFNIHENDRTQIRNHIVEAIIQCPESIRAQLTVCLRAIIKHDFPGRWTAIVDKIGLYLQSQNSGSWYGSLLALYQLVKTYEYKKAEERDPLLAAMQIFLPRIQQLVTQLLPDGTIFSVLIQKQILKIFHALVQYSLPLQLINNTVITQWMELLRAVMDRDVPPETLEVDEDDRPDLVWWKCKKWALHIITRLFERYGSPGNVTKEYFEFADFFLKTYAVGIQQVLLKVLDQHRQKQYVTPHVLQKSLNYLNQGLSHSLTWKHMKPHMQTISQEVIFPLMCYKDEDEKLWQEDPYEYIRMKFNVYDDHALPATAAQSLLCKAARKRKEVLPQMMEFCHQIMMEPSADPRRKDGALHVIGSLAELLLKKRVYREQMELMLQNYVFPLLNSPLGYLRARSCWVLHSFSPLRFHNELVLRNAVELVKQGLVADKEMPVKVEAAIALQTLVSNQEQAKVYIRPYIRPVMQELLHVIKETENDDLTNVIQKMICEYNQEVAVIAVDMTQNLAEIFTKVLQSEEYEESEDKTVMALGILSTIDTILTVMEDHKEITQQLEGICLQVIGLVLQKPIIGMAEFYEEILSLGFGLTCQTISPQMWQLLAVLYEVFQHDCFDYFTDMMPLLHNYVTVDTDMLLSNPKYLEVIYNMCKKVLTSDAGEDAECHAAKLLEVIVLQCRGRGIDQCIPLFVEVVLERLTRGVKSSELRTMCLQVAIAALYYNPALLIHTLDNMHFPHTPQPITAHFINQWMNDTEFFLGLHDRKMCIIGLSVLMELPSRPVVVDGIAAQIVPSVLLLFLGLKHLYSSRLNKPDLLVCTGVPEEDQNEEIPSDEDEVNENCNAMMQQQTCTRVGHKDDEEEEDDEDYWDEEGLEGTPLEEYNTPLDYDNGEDEYQFFTAALLRVQNTDQPWYQSLTTPLSDDQKKQLQEIYSLSQQRRSTAAKGQW